The Oscillatoria acuminata PCC 6304 genomic interval AAACAAGCTGATTATCTAACATCATCTCAATGGCCGTTCCCGAACCCGGGGGTCTCGTTGGATGCTGGGTATAGCGCAATTTAAACTGGGGCAGAACCATTTGAATCACCGGATCCACCGTTCCCCGAATCGGTGCCCAACTGGTACTCCCGCCATAAGTCGCCAGTCCCGAGGGTAGGTTGGGAATCTCCGCAAAACTGCCAATTCTAGCATCGGGATCGAATCGATAGGGGGCCGGGGATTGAGGAGAAACCCCTTCCGAGGCTAAATTATCCGCTGCAAAGGGGGTCCCGAATCCTCGCATTAACCCCCAGATAATTCCACCCGCTAAACTGACGGTAACTAGCAGGGTTAAGACCAGGATTGTTGTTTCGTTTTTCAGTGCCATTGCTGATAATTAAACGGGTTTAGGGTGGAAGGATAGAGTCATACGGAATCCGGTTGTGATAGGTCTTTAAAAACCCGCACCCTCAAGGGTGGGGCTACACAGACGAAGCCCGCCTGCGCGGGCTAAAGAATAAAATAGACTTTTTACAACCGGATTCCGTATCAGATAGGGTGGAAGCATCTCAATTTTGCCTAAAAACCAGTCGGACCTCTCCCCTGCCCTCTCTATAGAGGAGAGGGAGGTATAAGGGAACTCCAAAAAATAAAATCTCCAAAACGTTCGTTCGTAGTTACGGATCAACGGAGTAACCCCGTCATTGTAGGGGCGCAATGCGCAGGCCCCAGGGGCCTGCACATTGCGCCCCTACACTTTCACTTGAACGGTTGGATGATTTATATTTTGCAATCCCCTAAGGAATAAATGTCTTTTCGGGAGGGGGGAAATAAATTTCTTTCTCCCCCTTCCCTCTTAGGGAAGGGGGCTGGGGGGTTAGGTCTCTTTTCAAAGACAAGTCAAAAAATATAATTCAGACAATCCTAATCAAAAATAGCAGTTCAACGGGTTGAATGGTGAATGGAGTAGGTTTTGACCCAAACTTAAACTTATTTTGCTGGCTTGAAGCGGGTATAGGTTTCTAGTTTAACCCGGGGATCTCTCGATTTTTTAGGCTCAATGGCTTATAAAAATTTAGCAATGAGTTTAGACACCAGACGAAATAGAGCGGTAAAGGCGACGGCACAACAACTGGCAAAAATGGGGATAAATAAGATTGCTTCCCGTAAAAATGCCTGATTAAAAGGCGGAATGAAGAAAACAATCCCCAAGGTGACCACCGCGAGGATGAGCAAATCATACTTTTCAATAAACCGACGATGTTGAACGAAAATCAGAACACTTAAGATCAGTAACCAGGCGATCGTGCCGATCGCCGGTCCTAATCCCAAACTTCGTAAAACGATTAACAGTAGGCCCCCCTCAAATCCGGTAAAGGCGGCTCCTCGTAGGACCTCGAAGGTGGAGAAGTGGGGGGATGGGAGAGCAATGGGGGAAATGGGGGATGGGGGAGAAATGGGGGATGGGGAGGAAATGGGGGATGGGGGAGAAATGGGAGATGGGGGGGATGGGGGAGAAATGGGGGATGGGGGGGATGGGGAAGAAATGGGAGATGGGGAGGTGGAATTGAGGGCGGTTAGGACTTCTTGGGCTCCTTGGAAGCGCTGACTGGGGGTAGAGAGGAGGAGGCGGTCCAAAATATCGGCGAAGCGATCGCTGAGGGTCCCTTGACTTCGCCAATTCCATTCATTGCTGTAGGCATCGAATAACTCCTGGGGTTCTTTTCCGGTGAGTAACATGATGCAAGTCACCGCCAAGGCATATAAATCCGTAGAGGGAAATACCGTGCGCCCTGCCATTTGTTCTGGAGGAGCAAACCCCATTGAATAAATCCCAGTAGAGCGTCCACTGCTGGTCACACCGGGGGATTGGGTCACTTGTTTGACTGCCCCAAAATCTAATAAATAGAGGCGACCATTAGTTTTGGACCGCATGATATTCGACGGTTTAATATCCCGATGAATTGTGTCATTTTCATGAACAAAGGAGAGAATTTTCAGGATTTCAACAAATACCTCTCGCACTTTTTCTTCGGAGAATTTTCCTTGAGATTTTAATTCTTCTTCAAGATTTTGCCCATCAATAAACTCCTGAACTAAATAAAAAAATCGGTCTTGTTTGCCGGGAATTTGACTCGAAATTTCTAAAGGAAAAAACGCCATTAAATCAGGGATTTGGGGGTGTTTGTTGCCGATGCGTTCGAGGACTTCGGCCTCTCGTTCAAAGAGGGTATGGGCGATCGCCAACTGTTGGGGACCCAGATCCCCCGCCGGTTGGAATTGCTTGACCACACAGGTTCGCATGGCCGGAGTGCGGCGATCGCGAGCGAGAAAAGCCGCGCCAAAGCCCCCTTGACCGAGTAAACGCACCGGGAGATACCGACCATCTAAAATCAACGGCATCCCACAAGCGGTACAAAATTTTTGCTGGATTGTTTTGAGGGTCGTGGTATCATCAAGATCCTCAAAACTATTTTGAGGGCGCACGCAGCCCGGACGAGTGCAGTAAATTTCCATATACAAGGCCGTAATTTCACGGAACAGATTTTAGATTTCAGATGCTAAAGTTGATTGAGCGTCTTTCTACAATCGGTTCATCTAAAATCTAAAACCAGTTTAGCTAATTGTTGAATTACTCGAAACGGGTTTAAGGGGTTCTACCTCCATAAATTCTAAGGGGTTTTCGATTGAGCTATCCACCCAAGGTTGAGTGGAGAACTGGGGTAAAATTTCTTGACTAAACGCCTCGGCAGCTTTAGAGCGATACCGATTGGGATTATAAATCACCGAAAGCATTCGCTTAACCACAACTCCCTCAATGGTGGCGCGGTGAAGAATGCCCATTTGCAACTCTTTTTCGATGGCAGAAATCGAAACAAAAGCCGCGCCTAAACCGGACTGAACCGCATTTTTAATCGCCTCAATTGAATTGAGTTCCATCTCTAATTTGAGACGGCGGGTATCAATATCACAACGAGAAAGCACTTGATCAATGACCTTACGGATGGTGGATTGGGAGTCCAGGGCGATGAACTGTAGCTTATAAAGGTCTTCTTTTTGAATTTTTTCGAGTTTGGCAAAGGGATGAAATACCGGCAGAATTAAAGCCAGTTCATCTTCTGCATAAGCCTGGATCTCTAGGGAATCTTGGAGTTCCGGGGGGACTTCACCGCCGACGATCGCCAGGTCGATTTGTCCATTGGCGACACTCCAAGCAGTCCGCCTAGTCGAATGAACGTGCAATTGCACTGCTACATCGGGGTATTTCTGCCGAAACATCCCAATCATCCGGGGCAGGAGATAGGTCCCCGTGGTTTGGGAGGCCCCAACAATTAAGGTGCCACCTTGAAGATTTTGCAAATCCTCGATGGCGCGACAGGTTTCCTGACAGAGGGTCAGAATTTTTTCCCCATAACTGAGCAAAAGGTGTCCGGCTTCCGTTAGTTGGGCGCGACGTCCCCCTCGATCAAATAAGGGGACATCCAACTGCCGCTCTAGGTTTTGCACCTGTAGGCTGACGGCGGGCTGAGAAACATATAAACTATCTGCCGCACGTTTAAAGCTCCCCTCAGCGGCGATCGCTTTGAGAATGCGTAACTGATCTAAAGTGAAAGGTAGATCGGACATACTGCTAAACCTGAAAGGGGCAAAGGGTCTGATGGCAACCGACGGATTAACATCAATGGTCCGGGAATGGGCAGGTCCAATATTGCTCCTAGAGCAATCAATCTCGGCGGGCGAGGGAAAATAGCACAACTTGCCATTCTAGTCCCGGATAATCAGTCGTCAGGTTGTTTTGGAGTTTACCAAATCGCCGCAGATAGCTCTATCTAGGATAAAAGCAATTCTCGGTGGCGATCGGCGATCCCGTCAAAGCAGAGAGTGCGATCCCCTCTGTCACAAATTATGATCCCCGGCTAATGGAGATCTGATAACTGACTCAGTTTATCTTATAGTTGAACTGACGAACCCACCCAAATGAGGATGATTCATCGGTCAGTTGGAGGTCAGTTGGATATAGAATCCACCCCGAGAGGATAAAACCCCCATCGCTTTTTGTTAGTGGATGCCTTAAGATGTTTTTCACCTCCGACGAGCTTAAGAGCATCCGGTCCGGCATCTGTGGCAATCTAAACAAGCCGGGTCAGGGATGGCGGGGGTCTGTTGGAGTTGGATATTTAAAGTGGGAAAGAGCTTGGGATGTTCTTAGACTGGTTGACTTCTAGCCATTTTATAATGATCGGGTTGTTGTTTGGGTTCGCGATCGCCCATAGTGGATTAGCCGCCCTGCGCCCTCGGGGGGAACAACTCATCGGCCCACGATTGTACCGCGTTTTGTTCGCTCTGGTTAGTTTACCCTTCGCCGTGGTGCTGATTATTTATTTCTTTAACCACCGCTACGATGGCCTCCAACTGTGGCAAGTTCAGGGCGTGCCTGGGGTGATGCCGTTGGTCTGGACCCTCTCGGGGATTTCGTTTCTGTTTCTCTACCCGGCAACGTTTAATTTATTAGAAGTGGCGGCGATCGCCAAGCCGCAAGTCCACTTATTTGAAACGGGAATTATCAGAATTAGTCGCCATCCCCAAATGGTCGGTCAAGTGATTTGGTGCCTTGCCCATACGCTGTGGATTGGGACCTCGTTTACCTTGGTGACCTCCATTGGCTTGGTGTTGCACCATTTATTTGCGGTTTGGCATGGCGATCGGCGCATGAAAGCCCGGTATGGAGAAGCCTTTGATGCGGTTAAAGCTCGGACTTCAGTGATTCCCTTTCTGGCGATCGCCCAGGGTCGGCAAACCCTCAAATGGGATGAATTCCTACGTCCCGCATATCTCGGCGTCACCCTGTTTACCCTGGGTTTCTGGTGGGCCCACCCCTTGTTAATGCGGGCTACCAGTAATGTTCCTTGGTAAGAAGTCATTTGTCATTTGTCATTTGTCATGGGGAGATGGGGGATTTGATTAATTTTAGATGATTGCCTTTAAATCGAGACTGGCTTGGTTGAGTTGCTCTGTGCTTTCTCGGGTATTGGCAATGCCTTGGACAGTTTCTTTGGCCCCGACATTTAGCGAATTCATGGCTTCAACCACTTGCTCGATCGCCGTAACTTGTTGTTGGGCATTCAAGGCAATTTGTTGAGAACTCATCACCACATCATTGATAGCATCCCGAACGCCATTCAAAGCATCAGCGGTTTCTCGGGCGATATCCACTCCGCGATCGACGGTTTTTGTTCCTTCATGGGTGACGAGGACGGTAGAATGAATCGCACCCTGGATATCCCCCACTAAAATATTAATTTTATGAGCCGATTTTTGGCTTTGGTCCGCCAGCTTGCGGATTTCGCTGGCAACCACCGCAAAGCCTTTCCCTTGTTCCCCGGCTCGGACCGCTTCTACTGCTGCATTCAAGGCTAACATATTGGTTTGATTGGCAATTTCACTGACCAATTTTGAGATATTTCCAATCTGAGAAGTTTGTTCGCTCAGTTGTAAAATTTTCTGGGCGATTCCCGTGACTTTTTCTTTTAAAATTCCCTGCGATTGTAGGCTTTGTCCGATAGTCTGAGTGCCAATTTCTGTCAAATGGAGTGCTTGGCGCGCACCGGCAGCAGAGGACTGAGCTTGTTCAGCGGATTCACGGGATGAGGCTTCCAGTTCGTCCATTGTGGTTGTGGTTTCATTGACTGCACTGGCGGCTAGAGCAGTGGTGCGTTCTTGTTGTTCTAAGGTGGTCGCAATTTCTGTGGAGGATTTGGCAATGCGGCTGACTGCCTGCTCAATGGTGCGAGAAATTCCGGATGAAATTCCCAAAGCGGCGATCGCGGAGAAGCCCAGACAGAGAACTGCACCCAACAGGAGGGCAACTATCAAACTATTGATGGCTATTTTGGCTTCAGCAGTTGCCTGATTTAAAATCTCCTCCTCGGCATCATTAAATTCCTCGCTCAATTCCACAAAACTTTCGATATATCTTTGTCCCTCGCCCGTTTTAAACAGGTCCACTGCTTCTGGGACTCGGTTTTGATTGACTAAAGCAATGATTTTTTGGGAAAAATCATCATACTGTTTTTGAACTTGAATCATCTCCTCAGTTCGTTGGATCTGCTGAAAATCTTGCGTTGTATTGAGGGTGTTGATTGCCGCTTCATTAAATCGAAGGCTTGCTGTGGTATATTGAAGCATTAATTCTTCAGTATTAAAAAGCAAATATCCTCGAAGTGATTTTACCATATCCCGATAATTATTATCCAACAATTGGCTATTTTTGATGGCCTCCTGAGTTGATTCGACTTGTTTAAAGGTTTGGGAAATTTTAAGGGTTTTAAAGTACACAAAGGCAGTAAGCATGAAAAATAATAATACGGGAATTGAATACCCTAAAATCATGCGATTTCTTAATCTTAATTGGTTTAACATCATAAGAGATAGGGATGTAAATGACTATAAATAAGGACGATGCGAATTCAGTGACGCCAAGCAAATCAGGAGAGTTGATTGAAGTAGGAGTCAAGTTAGGCCCCCAATGAAATGAATGGGATTACGGCACTCGCAACGGGGACTCTGAGTTAATGAGAAAGACGCTCGGTTAAGAACTAGGAGCGTCTTTTTGTTTCCGGTTAAATGGAGTAGATCGTTAAACCACCGACTTGAGATGCAAAGCCGCTTCTTTCAGTCGTTGGGTGCCAATTTTGACTTGAGTGATCCCCGTGGCACTTTGGGAAGCCCCTTGATTCAGCTCGTTCATAGCGGTGAGAACTTGTTGGATGGCATTGGCTTGTTCTTTGCTATTGAGAGAGATTTCGGAGACATTGAGTGCTACTTGATTAATAGCATTTCGCACCCCTTCAAAGGTGGCGGCAGTTTCCCCAACGATGCGGATGCCTTCGGCGACGCTTTCGGAACTGTCGCCACTGGCGAGGACGGTGGAGGTGAGGGCTTTTTCGATGTCGGTGACGAGGAGATTAATTTTTTCGGCAGATCGATGACTTTGATCCGCTAATTTGCGAATCTCCGTGGCAACGACCCCAAATCCTTTGCCTTGTTCTCCGGCGCGGACTGCTTCTACGGCAGCATTGAGAGCGAGGACACGGGTTTGAGTGGCTAAATCGCTAACGATCCCGGCGATCACACCAATTTGAGTGGCGCGTTCGCTCAGTTCGTCCACCCGCGATCGCATTAACCCTACGGTTTGATTGAGTTTGGCCATTTCCTCCAGGGTGCGATCGACCGCTTGAGTCCCGGATCCGGTGAGGGTGAGGGCTTGTTGGGCCCCTGTAGCCGATGCGATCGCTTGATGGGCCGCTTGAGCGGCAGACCGATTTAATTGTTCCATAGCAACACTGGTTTGATGCACAGATCCCGCTTGTTGCTGGGCAATCTGTTCCTGTTCCGTGGTGGCGCTGGCAATCTGAGTGGAGGTGCTGGCAAGGGTATTAATGATATCCGTCAAGGTAGCAGAGATCGCCCCTCGGATAATCGCAAAACCCAGGGGTGAACCAATCAATAAAGCCAGGGTTAACAAGGGAATAAAAATAATTTGGGTGCGTTGGTACACCTGAGCGGCTTTTTCCCGTTCTTCTTGGGCAATTTCCAACTGTAAATCAATTAACTCATTGATTTTCTCCGTGAGCGGGTCGATCACTTCATAGAGATAGCCATTAAATTCGCTGACAACAGCCCGGTCCCCAGTCTGTAAGGCCAGTTTGAGACGCTCAATTTCGCGATCGGCCCGCACAAACAATTGCTCCACTTCCCGGATGAGTCTAACTTCCTCGGGGGTGAGTTGAGTCCCTTTATAAGCCTGCCAATTCCCTTCTATCCGATTCACGGCGGTTCTGATCGATTGCAACGCCTGTTCCATCGTCCACAGGCCCTGATCAGCCTTATTGACCGCATCAATCACAAAGATTGCGTAATCATCAGAAATTACCTTTAACTGCTGTAACGGCACGACGCGATCATCATAAATCGTTTCGACTTGTCGGTCGATATTGGCAAAAGAAATTAGGGAATAAATCCCTAACCCGGCCAAACACAGGGTAGGAATCGCGAATCCTATATAAAGCTTTCGCCCTAACCTCATATTGTTATTCCTCAAATGGGGTGATGCGCTGAGGCACTGTTGAATCGGCACTCAGCAACGGTTCACCTGATAATTCTGGTTTTCCCTTAGCCTCAACTCGATGATTGGGGCTCAGTCCAGTATCTCCAGTGATACCTCAAGTTTAGTCTTTCCCGTTTCGATGATGGATAGGTTTAAAGGTTCCTGGGATGGTAAGCTCCGGCTAGAGGCGCTTAGTCCAGGTTGAAACGGCGTCCATAGCGCAGGGGTTTAATGAAACAGCCGATCGGCTTTTTGGGTGCGGCTCAAACCCTATTTGTGCCTATGTCTTCATCATAAGAGAGAAACCCGGGTTTAAAAAAAATGCGCTCGCCACCCATTCCAGGCCCGATCAAGAGACACCCCGATTCACGACGAACAATCGGCAATCACGACTGACGTCGAGGGGGTGAACGGGAAAAACAGAGTCGAAAGACTCCCGACCCAGAACCCGATTATAAAAGGTCAAACAACTCATGAGCGTCACGATTGAGTTGTTGAAGGCGGATTTTGGTTTCGCTTAATGTCTGAGCCGTTTCTCGGGCGGTTTGATAGGGAGTTTCCAGAGCATCATACAGGTGTTGAATCGCCTTAGCTTGCTGCTGGCTTGCTTTGGAAATAGACCGATTCTGGGTCGCCAGTTGACCGATCGCACTCCAAATCGGTTCCACATTTTGCTCCGGTTCTTCCAGTGCGATCGCCACAGAATGGGGTTCAATTTTGAGTTGAGTGACCAGGGTATTCACTTGCTTGGCCGATTTTTGGGTTTCCGTGGCTAAGGTTCGCATTTTCGTGGCCACCGCATCCAGACAGTGACATTCCAATCCGGGACGCTGGGACTCAACCCCAGCATGAAGCGCTAACAGATTAGTTTGA includes:
- a CDS encoding serine/threonine-protein kinase is translated as MEIYCTRPGCVRPQNSFEDLDDTTTLKTIQQKFCTACGMPLILDGRYLPVRLLGQGGFGAAFLARDRRTPAMRTCVVKQFQPAGDLGPQQLAIAHTLFEREAEVLERIGNKHPQIPDLMAFFPLEISSQIPGKQDRFFYLVQEFIDGQNLEEELKSQGKFSEEKVREVFVEILKILSFVHENDTIHRDIKPSNIMRSKTNGRLYLLDFGAVKQVTQSPGVTSSGRSTGIYSMGFAPPEQMAGRTVFPSTDLYALAVTCIMLLTGKEPQELFDAYSNEWNWRSQGTLSDRFADILDRLLLSTPSQRFQGAQEVLTALNSTSPSPISSPSPPSPISPPSPPSPISPPSPISSPSPISPPSPISPIALPSPHFSTFEVLRGAAFTGFEGGLLLIVLRSLGLGPAIGTIAWLLILSVLIFVQHRRFIEKYDLLILAVVTLGIVFFIPPFNQAFLREAILFIPIFASCCAVAFTALFRLVSKLIAKFL
- a CDS encoding methyl-accepting chemotaxis protein, which produces MMLNQLRLRNRMILGYSIPVLLFFMLTAFVYFKTLKISQTFKQVESTQEAIKNSQLLDNNYRDMVKSLRGYLLFNTEELMLQYTTASLRFNEAAINTLNTTQDFQQIQRTEEMIQVQKQYDDFSQKIIALVNQNRVPEAVDLFKTGEGQRYIESFVELSEEFNDAEEEILNQATAEAKIAINSLIVALLLGAVLCLGFSAIAALGISSGISRTIEQAVSRIAKSSTEIATTLEQQERTTALAASAVNETTTTMDELEASSRESAEQAQSSAAGARQALHLTEIGTQTIGQSLQSQGILKEKVTGIAQKILQLSEQTSQIGNISKLVSEIANQTNMLALNAAVEAVRAGEQGKGFAVVASEIRKLADQSQKSAHKINILVGDIQGAIHSTVLVTHEGTKTVDRGVDIARETADALNGVRDAINDVVMSSQQIALNAQQQVTAIEQVVEAMNSLNVGAKETVQGIANTRESTEQLNQASLDLKAII
- a CDS encoding HAMP domain-containing methyl-accepting chemotaxis protein; this translates as MRLGRKLYIGFAIPTLCLAGLGIYSLISFANIDRQVETIYDDRVVPLQQLKVISDDYAIFVIDAVNKADQGLWTMEQALQSIRTAVNRIEGNWQAYKGTQLTPEEVRLIREVEQLFVRADREIERLKLALQTGDRAVVSEFNGYLYEVIDPLTEKINELIDLQLEIAQEEREKAAQVYQRTQIIFIPLLTLALLIGSPLGFAIIRGAISATLTDIINTLASTSTQIASATTEQEQIAQQQAGSVHQTSVAMEQLNRSAAQAAHQAIASATGAQQALTLTGSGTQAVDRTLEEMAKLNQTVGLMRSRVDELSERATQIGVIAGIVSDLATQTRVLALNAAVEAVRAGEQGKGFGVVATEIRKLADQSHRSAEKINLLVTDIEKALTSTVLASGDSSESVAEGIRIVGETAATFEGVRNAINQVALNVSEISLNSKEQANAIQQVLTAMNELNQGASQSATGITQVKIGTQRLKEAALHLKSVV
- a CDS encoding LysR family transcriptional regulator: MSDLPFTLDQLRILKAIAAEGSFKRAADSLYVSQPAVSLQVQNLERQLDVPLFDRGGRRAQLTEAGHLLLSYGEKILTLCQETCRAIEDLQNLQGGTLIVGASQTTGTYLLPRMIGMFRQKYPDVAVQLHVHSTRRTAWSVANGQIDLAIVGGEVPPELQDSLEIQAYAEDELALILPVFHPFAKLEKIQKEDLYKLQFIALDSQSTIRKVIDQVLSRCDIDTRRLKLEMELNSIEAIKNAVQSGLGAAFVSISAIEKELQMGILHRATIEGVVVKRMLSVIYNPNRYRSKAAEAFSQEILPQFSTQPWVDSSIENPLEFMEVEPLKPVSSNSTIS
- a CDS encoding NnrU family protein; its protein translation is MFLDWLTSSHFIMIGLLFGFAIAHSGLAALRPRGEQLIGPRLYRVLFALVSLPFAVVLIIYFFNHRYDGLQLWQVQGVPGVMPLVWTLSGISFLFLYPATFNLLEVAAIAKPQVHLFETGIIRISRHPQMVGQVIWCLAHTLWIGTSFTLVTSIGLVLHHLFAVWHGDRRMKARYGEAFDAVKARTSVIPFLAIAQGRQTLKWDEFLRPAYLGVTLFTLGFWWAHPLLMRATSNVPW